The following coding sequences lie in one Variovorax terrae genomic window:
- the ispG gene encoding flavodoxin-dependent (E)-4-hydroxy-3-methylbut-2-enyl-diphosphate synthase, which translates to MEPCLPIEPAAPKARRSRQSSVAWGSRVVTVGGDAPVRVQSMTNTDTVDAIGTAIQVKELAIAGSEMVRITVNTPEAAAQVPYIREQLDRMGIDVPLIGDFHYNGHRLLTDYPACAEALSKYRINPGNVGKGDKKDRQFGQMIEAAVRWNKPVRIGVNWGSLDQELLASLMDTNSQRAEPWDAKSVMYEALITSAIDSAKLAESMGMDGRQIILSCKVSGVQDLISVYRELARRCDYALHLGLTEAGMGTKGTAASSVALGILLQEGIGDTIRVSLTPQPGESRTQEVVIASEILQALGLRSFVPSVTACPGCGRTTSTTFQELAKQIDDYLRAQMPVWRAKYPGVEKMKVAVMGCIVNGPGESKHADIGISLPGTGEAPAAPVFIDGEKALTLRGENIASEFHQIVENYIEKRFGEHIAEIA; encoded by the coding sequence ATGGAACCCTGCCTGCCCATCGAACCGGCAGCGCCCAAGGCGCGGCGCTCCCGCCAGTCCAGCGTGGCCTGGGGTTCCCGTGTCGTCACGGTCGGCGGCGATGCGCCCGTGCGCGTGCAGTCCATGACCAACACCGACACGGTGGACGCCATCGGCACCGCCATCCAGGTCAAAGAGCTCGCGATCGCGGGTTCCGAGATGGTTCGCATCACCGTCAACACGCCCGAGGCCGCCGCCCAGGTGCCCTACATCCGCGAGCAGCTCGACCGCATGGGCATCGACGTGCCGCTGATCGGCGACTTCCACTACAACGGCCACCGCCTGCTGACCGACTACCCGGCCTGCGCCGAGGCGCTGAGCAAGTACCGCATCAACCCCGGCAACGTGGGCAAGGGCGACAAGAAGGACCGCCAGTTCGGCCAGATGATCGAAGCCGCGGTGCGCTGGAACAAGCCGGTGCGCATCGGCGTCAACTGGGGCAGCCTCGACCAGGAGCTGCTGGCCAGCCTGATGGACACCAACAGCCAGCGCGCCGAGCCCTGGGACGCCAAGTCGGTGATGTACGAGGCGCTGATCACCTCGGCCATCGACTCCGCCAAACTCGCCGAATCGATGGGCATGGACGGCCGCCAGATCATCCTGAGCTGCAAGGTCAGCGGCGTGCAGGACCTGATCTCGGTCTACCGCGAGCTGGCCCGCCGTTGCGACTATGCGCTGCACCTGGGCCTGACCGAGGCCGGCATGGGTACCAAGGGCACGGCGGCGTCGTCGGTGGCGCTCGGCATCCTGCTGCAGGAAGGCATCGGCGACACCATCCGCGTCTCGCTCACGCCGCAGCCGGGCGAATCGCGCACGCAGGAAGTGGTGATCGCCTCCGAGATTCTGCAGGCCCTGGGCCTGCGCAGCTTCGTGCCCAGCGTCACGGCCTGCCCGGGCTGCGGCCGCACCACCAGCACCACCTTCCAGGAACTGGCCAAGCAGATCGACGACTACCTGCGCGCGCAGATGCCGGTCTGGCGCGCCAAGTACCCGGGCGTCGAGAAGATGAAGGTGGCCGTGATGGGCTGCATCGTCAACGGCCCCGGCGAGAGCAAGCATGCCGACATCGGCATCAGCCTGCCGGGCACCGGCGAGGCGCCGGCCGCGCCGGTGTTCATCGACGGCGAGAAGGCGCTCACGCTGCGTGGCGAGAACATCGCCAGCGAATTCCACCAGATTGTCGAAAACTACATCGAAAAGCGCTTTGGCGAACACATCGCCGAAATCGCCTGA
- a CDS encoding YfgM family protein has product MAKHLDLEEQEQLDQLKHFWRQYGNLITWVLIVVFGSFAAWNGYQYWQRSQAAQASAMYDEVERAAQSGDLSRLERALGDMKDKYGGTAFAQQAGLLAAKTFYDKGNVEASRSALAWVADKASDEGYQALARLRLAGLLLETKAYDEALKQLSGSFPKDFEALVADRRGDILVLQGKKAEARADYEKAYKGFDERSEYRRLVEVKLNALGVDPRASAAVAPAASGSAAGEKP; this is encoded by the coding sequence ATGGCAAAACATCTCGATCTCGAAGAACAAGAACAGCTCGACCAGCTCAAGCATTTCTGGCGTCAATACGGCAATCTCATCACCTGGGTGCTGATTGTGGTGTTCGGCTCGTTTGCGGCCTGGAACGGCTACCAGTACTGGCAGCGCAGCCAGGCGGCGCAGGCCTCGGCGATGTACGACGAAGTCGAGCGCGCCGCCCAGTCCGGCGACCTGTCCCGGCTGGAGCGGGCCCTGGGCGACATGAAGGACAAGTACGGCGGCACCGCCTTCGCCCAGCAGGCGGGCCTGCTGGCGGCCAAGACCTTCTACGACAAGGGCAATGTGGAGGCGAGCCGCTCGGCCCTGGCGTGGGTGGCCGACAAGGCCTCGGACGAAGGCTACCAGGCGCTCGCCCGGCTGCGGCTGGCGGGCCTGCTGCTCGAGACCAAGGCCTACGACGAGGCCCTCAAGCAGCTCTCCGGCTCGTTCCCCAAGGACTTCGAGGCCCTGGTGGCCGACCGCAGGGGCGACATCCTGGTGCTGCAGGGCAAGAAGGCCGAAGCCCGGGCCGACTACGAGAAGGCCTACAAGGGCTTCGACGAGCGTAGCGAGTACCGCCGGCTGGTCGAGGTCAAGCTCAATGCGCTGGGCGTGGACCCCCGGGCTTCCGCCGCTGTCGCGCCGGCCGCGTCCGGCTCCGCCGCAGGGGAAAAACCGTGA
- the rlmN gene encoding 23S rRNA (adenine(2503)-C(2))-methyltransferase RlmN — translation MTANLLDHDLDGLAAFCERLGEKRFRATQLFRWIHQKGASDFDQMSDLAKSLREKLKTAAHVQGLPVITQHESADGTIKWLFDVGDGNAVEAVFIPEDDRGTLCVSSQAGCAVGCRFCSTGHQGFSRNLTAGEIIAQLWFAEHFLRRHLKTDERVISNVVMMGMGEPLQNYAALVPALRTMLDDHGYGLSRRRVTVSTSGVVPMMDRLGEDCPVALAVSLHAPNDALRDNLVPLNRKYPLAELLDACQRYLAHAPRDFITFEYCMLDGVNDQPEHAHQLIDLVQRHAGRGVSCKFNLIPFNPFPASGLTRSPHSRVVAFAKILSDAGIVTTVRKTRGDDIDAACGQLAGDVKDRTRVGERITRQRTVMLKPAGALAATKES, via the coding sequence ATGACGGCCAACCTGCTCGACCACGACCTCGACGGTTTGGCCGCCTTCTGCGAGCGGCTCGGCGAAAAACGCTTCCGGGCCACCCAGCTGTTCCGCTGGATCCACCAGAAGGGCGCTTCCGACTTCGACCAGATGAGCGATCTGGCCAAGTCGCTGCGCGAGAAGCTCAAGACGGCGGCCCATGTGCAGGGCCTGCCCGTCATCACCCAGCACGAGTCCGCCGACGGCACCATCAAGTGGCTGTTCGACGTGGGCGACGGCAATGCCGTCGAAGCCGTTTTCATTCCCGAGGATGACCGGGGCACGCTGTGCGTGTCGTCGCAGGCCGGCTGCGCGGTCGGCTGCCGCTTCTGCTCCACCGGCCACCAGGGCTTCAGCCGCAACCTGACCGCGGGCGAAATCATCGCCCAGCTCTGGTTCGCCGAGCATTTCCTGCGCCGGCATCTGAAGACCGACGAGCGCGTGATCTCCAACGTGGTGATGATGGGCATGGGTGAGCCGCTGCAGAACTATGCGGCGCTGGTGCCTGCATTGCGCACCATGCTGGACGACCATGGCTACGGCCTGTCGCGCCGCCGCGTCACCGTGTCCACCTCCGGCGTGGTGCCGATGATGGACCGGCTCGGCGAGGACTGCCCGGTGGCGCTGGCCGTCTCGCTGCATGCGCCCAACGATGCGCTGCGCGACAACCTGGTGCCGCTGAACCGCAAGTACCCGCTGGCCGAGCTGCTCGATGCCTGCCAGCGCTACCTGGCCCATGCGCCGCGCGACTTTATCACCTTCGAATACTGCATGCTCGACGGCGTGAACGACCAGCCCGAGCACGCGCACCAGCTGATCGACCTGGTGCAGCGCCACGCGGGGCGGGGCGTGTCGTGCAAGTTCAACCTGATTCCCTTCAATCCTTTTCCCGCCTCCGGACTGACGCGCTCGCCCCACAGCCGCGTGGTGGCATTCGCCAAAATCCTCAGTGATGCTGGTATCGTGACGACCGTGCGCAAAACCCGCGGCGACGATATCGATGCCGCTTGCGGCCAGCTCGCCGGGGACGTGAAAGACCGCACCCGCGTGGGCGAACGCATCACTAGGCAGCGCACCGTGATGTTGAAACCGGCCGGCGCACTGGCCGCTACCAAGGAGAGCTGA
- the bamB gene encoding outer membrane protein assembly factor BamB → MRFVPDVRVTRTLAAIGMIAILAACSSGADKPKPAELAPNAALIGVRLSWSAKIGEVAFPLDIHVNGSTATVASADGTVAAIDARTGRDLWRTSIGTPIAAGVGSDGRLAAVVTRANEVVVLDAGRELWRQKLAAQAYTAPFVAGGRVFVLAADRSVSAFDGQSGRRLWTQRRPSEPLVLRQAGVMLAVGDTLVVGLSGRLVGMNPLNGSVRWEAPLASPRGTNDVERLVDMVGRVSRVGDVVCARAFQASVGCVDAARGSVLWSKPASGSEGIHGDERQVFGTEADGKVVAWRRADGERVWSSERLQYRGLTAPLLVGRSVVVGDNTGLVHLLSREDGSPLNRLTTDGSAIAAAPALAGDTLVVATRNGGIYGFQPE, encoded by the coding sequence ATGCGATTTGTGCCCGATGTCCGCGTCACCCGGACATTGGCTGCTATCGGAATGATAGCAATCCTGGCCGCCTGCTCGAGCGGAGCCGACAAGCCGAAACCGGCCGAGCTGGCGCCCAACGCGGCACTGATCGGCGTGCGGCTGTCGTGGAGCGCCAAGATCGGCGAGGTGGCCTTTCCCCTGGACATCCATGTCAATGGCAGCACCGCGACGGTGGCCAGCGCCGACGGCACGGTGGCGGCGATCGACGCCCGCACCGGGCGCGACCTGTGGCGCACCAGCATCGGCACTCCGATCGCAGCCGGGGTGGGCAGCGACGGCCGGCTGGCCGCCGTGGTGACGCGCGCCAATGAGGTCGTCGTCCTGGACGCCGGGCGCGAATTATGGCGGCAGAAACTCGCGGCGCAGGCCTATACCGCGCCCTTCGTGGCGGGCGGGCGCGTCTTCGTCCTGGCGGCCGACCGTTCCGTCAGCGCTTTCGACGGTCAGAGCGGCCGCCGGCTGTGGACGCAGCGGCGCCCCAGCGAACCCCTGGTGCTGCGCCAGGCCGGCGTCATGCTGGCCGTGGGCGACACCCTGGTGGTGGGCCTGTCGGGCCGGCTGGTGGGCATGAACCCGCTCAACGGCAGCGTGCGCTGGGAAGCGCCGCTGGCTTCGCCGCGCGGCACCAATGACGTGGAGCGCCTGGTCGACATGGTCGGGCGCGTCAGCCGCGTGGGCGACGTGGTCTGCGCACGCGCCTTCCAGGCCAGCGTGGGCTGTGTCGATGCCGCGCGCGGCTCCGTGCTGTGGAGCAAGCCCGCCAGTGGCTCCGAAGGCATCCACGGCGACGAGCGCCAGGTGTTCGGCACCGAGGCGGACGGCAAGGTCGTCGCCTGGCGCCGCGCCGACGGCGAGCGCGTCTGGTCCTCCGAGCGGCTGCAGTACCGCGGCCTGACCGCGCCGCTGCTGGTCGGCCGTTCCGTGGTGGTGGGCGACAACACCGGGCTGGTGCACCTGCTGTCGCGTGAGGACGGCTCCCCCCTGAACCGCCTGACCACCGACGGCTCGGCCATCGCGGCGGCGCCGGCGCTGGCCGGCGACACCCTGGTGGTGGCGACCCGCAATGGCGGCATCTATGGCTTCCAGCCGGAGTAG
- the hisS gene encoding histidine--tRNA ligase, with product MAEKLSAVKGMNDILPPDSARWEWFESKVRALMARYAYANVRTPIVEPTALFVRGLGEVTDIVEKEMYSFEDSMNGDRLTLRPEATAGIVRAMIEHNALYNGPMRVWSAVSLFRHERPQKGRYRQFHQIDVEALGFAGPDVDAEQILMCRALLRDLGIPMEHVRLELNSLGQPSERMAHRAALIAHFEAHADVLDEDARRRLHSNPLRILDTKNPAMQAIVEAAPQLMDFLGEASLAHLNAVRAVLDAAGLAYRINPRLVRGMDYYNLTVFEWITDKLGSQGTVCGGGRYDGLFEQLGGKPTPAVGWGMGVERMLLLLEAVGVQPPASAPDAYAIVPSAEAMPVAMVTCEALRAAGASVQMHAGTGEGMGSMKSQFKKADASGARHALIFGADELAQGLVTVKSLRDGGGAQIARPLAEAAAWAPTLQSLA from the coding sequence ATGGCTGAGAAACTATCTGCCGTCAAAGGCATGAATGACATTTTGCCGCCCGATTCGGCGCGCTGGGAGTGGTTCGAGTCCAAGGTGCGCGCGCTGATGGCGCGCTATGCCTATGCCAACGTGCGCACGCCCATCGTCGAGCCAACGGCGCTGTTCGTGCGCGGCCTGGGCGAGGTGACCGACATCGTCGAGAAGGAGATGTACTCCTTCGAGGACTCGATGAACGGCGACAGGCTCACGCTGCGTCCCGAGGCCACCGCCGGCATCGTGCGCGCCATGATCGAGCACAACGCGCTGTACAACGGGCCGATGCGGGTCTGGTCCGCGGTGTCGCTGTTCCGCCATGAACGGCCGCAGAAGGGGCGCTACCGCCAGTTCCACCAGATCGACGTCGAGGCGCTGGGCTTTGCCGGGCCGGATGTCGATGCCGAGCAGATCCTGATGTGCCGCGCGTTGCTGCGCGACCTCGGCATCCCGATGGAGCATGTGCGGCTCGAACTCAACAGCCTGGGCCAGCCCAGCGAGCGCATGGCGCACCGGGCCGCGCTGATCGCGCACTTCGAGGCGCATGCCGATGTGCTGGACGAGGACGCCCGGCGGCGGCTGCACAGCAATCCGCTGCGCATCCTCGACACGAAGAACCCGGCCATGCAGGCCATCGTGGAGGCGGCGCCGCAGCTGATGGACTTCCTCGGCGAGGCATCGCTGGCTCACCTGAACGCGGTGCGCGCGGTGCTCGACGCGGCCGGACTGGCCTACCGCATCAACCCGCGCCTGGTGCGCGGCATGGACTACTACAACCTCACCGTGTTCGAGTGGATCACCGACAAGCTCGGCTCGCAGGGCACGGTCTGCGGCGGCGGCCGCTATGACGGCCTGTTCGAGCAGCTCGGCGGCAAGCCGACGCCGGCGGTCGGCTGGGGCATGGGCGTGGAGCGCATGCTGCTGCTGCTCGAGGCGGTCGGCGTGCAGCCGCCCGCGAGCGCCCCCGACGCCTACGCCATCGTGCCCTCGGCCGAGGCTATGCCCGTGGCCATGGTCACCTGCGAGGCGCTGCGCGCCGCAGGCGCCAGCGTGCAGATGCATGCGGGCACGGGGGAGGGCATGGGCAGCATGAAGTCGCAGTTCAAGAAGGCCGACGCCAGCGGCGCGCGCCATGCGCTGATCTTCGGCGCCGACGAGCTGGCCCAGGGTCTGGTGACCGTCAAATCCCTGCGCGACGGCGGTGGCGCCCAGATCGCGCGACCGCTCGCCGAGGCTGCGGCCTGGGCGCCCACCCTACAATCGCTGGCTTAA
- the ndk gene encoding nucleoside-diphosphate kinase, whose amino-acid sequence MAIERTLSIIKPDAVAKNVIGQIYARFEAAGLKIVAAKMAHLSRGEAEAFYAVHKERPFFKDLVDFMISGPVMIQALEGENAILKNRELMGATDPKKAAPGTIRADFADSIDANAVHGSDAAETAQVEVGFFFPGMNVYSR is encoded by the coding sequence ATGGCTATCGAACGCACCCTTTCCATCATCAAACCCGACGCTGTGGCGAAAAACGTGATCGGCCAGATCTACGCCCGTTTCGAGGCCGCCGGCCTGAAGATCGTGGCCGCCAAGATGGCCCACCTGTCGCGCGGCGAAGCCGAAGCCTTCTACGCCGTGCACAAGGAACGTCCCTTCTTCAAGGACCTGGTGGATTTCATGATCTCCGGCCCGGTGATGATCCAGGCGCTCGAAGGCGAGAACGCCATCCTGAAGAACCGCGAGCTGATGGGCGCGACCGATCCCAAGAAGGCGGCCCCGGGCACCATCCGCGCCGACTTCGCCGACAGCATCGATGCCAATGCCGTGCACGGCTCCGATGCCGCCGAAACCGCCCAGGTGGAAGTCGGCTTCTTCTTCCCCGGCATGAACGTTTACTCCCGGTAA
- a CDS encoding helix-turn-helix domain-containing protein: MNESAASMADPSAALTPVMESAVAAGALLRQAREAAGLHIAALAVSLKVPVKKLEALEAGRLDLLPDAVFVRALASSVCRTLKADPAPILDRLPQLGAPLLKLDQSGLNAPYRAPSDAPRPSLWGSLSRPGLLAVLALLLAALVLLLLPAMPAPRDEPPVAAAVPEQPLPAVADSAAAAAAALPAAARLPDEAEAGAGQSKLPAAATPAAPAVAAASTAGAPLPSASAAVAAPPAVAAAAMPAATSGIVVFKARGESWVEVTDAKGTVPLRRIMASGETVGASGALPLSVIVGRADSTQVEVRGKPLDLVPLARDNVARFEVK, translated from the coding sequence ATGAATGAGTCTGCTGCCTCGATGGCGGACCCGTCCGCAGCCCTGACGCCGGTGATGGAATCCGCCGTGGCGGCGGGGGCGCTGCTGCGCCAGGCGCGGGAAGCCGCGGGCCTGCATATCGCCGCGCTGGCGGTGTCGCTCAAGGTGCCGGTGAAGAAACTGGAGGCGCTGGAAGCGGGCCGCCTCGACCTGCTGCCCGACGCCGTGTTCGTTCGCGCCCTGGCGTCCAGCGTCTGCCGCACGCTCAAGGCCGACCCTGCGCCCATTCTGGACCGGCTGCCGCAACTGGGCGCGCCGCTGCTGAAGCTCGATCAGTCCGGCCTCAACGCGCCTTACCGCGCGCCCAGCGATGCCCCGCGCCCCAGCCTGTGGGGCTCGCTGTCGCGGCCGGGCCTGCTGGCCGTGCTGGCCTTGCTGCTGGCGGCCCTGGTGTTGCTGCTCCTGCCTGCCATGCCGGCGCCGCGCGATGAGCCGCCTGTGGCGGCCGCGGTGCCCGAGCAGCCGCTGCCGGCCGTGGCGGACTCCGCCGCTGCGGCGGCGGCAGCGCTCCCTGCCGCGGCCCGGCTCCCCGATGAAGCCGAGGCCGGCGCGGGGCAGTCCAAACTCCCGGCAGCGGCCACGCCTGCTGCGCCCGCCGTTGCGGCGGCCTCTACGGCGGGTGCTCCGCTGCCATCGGCGTCTGCGGCCGTCGCCGCGCCGCCGGCCGTCGCCGCGGCCGCCATGCCCGCAGCAACCTCCGGCATCGTGGTGTTCAAGGCCCGCGGCGAGTCCTGGGTCGAGGTCACCGATGCCAAGGGCACGGTGCCGCTGCGCAGGATCATGGCGTCCGGCGAGACCGTCGGCGCCTCCGGTGCGCTGCCGCTGTCCGTCATCGTCGGCCGGGCCGACTCCACCCAGGTGGAAGTGCGCGGCAAGCCGCTGGATCTCGTGCCCCTGGCCCGCGACAACGTGGCACGTTTCGAGGTGAAGTGA
- the der gene encoding ribosome biogenesis GTPase Der, with product MKPVLALVGRPNVGKSTLFNRLTKSRDAIVADFAGLTRDRHYGNGKQGKHEYIVIDTGGFEPDAASGIFKEMAKQTRQAVAEADVVIFVVDARAGLSAQDHDIANELRRLGKPCVLVANKAEGMTEGVQLTEFFELGLGEVHPVSAAHGQGIRSLVELALAPLGLPEPDEDAAEADGGVIKLAVAGRPNVGKSTLINTWLGEERLVAFDLPGTTRDAITVPFERNGQKFELIDTAGLRRKGRVFEAIEKFSVVKTLQAIESANVVLLLLDATQGVTDQDAHIAGYILESGRAVVLAINKWDAVDSYQRELLQRSIESRLAFLKFADLHFISAKKRQGLGPLWGAIAQAHKSATCKMSTPVLTRLLLEAVQFQTPQRSGMFRPKMRYAHQGGMNPPVIVIHGNSLEHVTEAYKRFLEGRFRKEFNLVGTPLRIEMKTSHNPYAGKDGA from the coding sequence ATGAAACCCGTCCTGGCCCTCGTGGGCCGCCCCAATGTCGGTAAATCGACGCTGTTCAACCGCCTGACCAAGTCGCGCGACGCCATCGTGGCCGACTTCGCCGGCCTGACGCGCGACCGCCATTACGGCAACGGCAAGCAGGGCAAGCACGAATACATCGTCATCGACACCGGCGGCTTCGAGCCCGACGCGGCCAGCGGCATCTTCAAGGAGATGGCCAAGCAGACCCGCCAGGCCGTGGCCGAGGCCGACGTCGTGATCTTCGTGGTGGACGCCCGCGCCGGCTTGTCGGCGCAGGACCACGACATCGCCAACGAGCTGCGCCGCCTGGGCAAGCCCTGCGTGCTGGTGGCCAACAAGGCCGAAGGCATGACCGAGGGCGTGCAGCTGACCGAGTTCTTCGAGCTCGGCCTGGGCGAGGTGCACCCCGTTTCGGCCGCTCACGGCCAGGGCATCCGCAGCCTGGTCGAGCTCGCGCTGGCGCCGCTGGGCCTGCCCGAGCCCGACGAGGACGCCGCAGAGGCTGATGGCGGCGTCATCAAGCTGGCCGTGGCGGGCCGCCCGAACGTCGGCAAATCGACCCTCATCAACACCTGGCTGGGCGAGGAGCGCCTGGTGGCGTTCGACCTGCCCGGCACCACGCGCGACGCCATCACGGTGCCGTTCGAGCGCAACGGGCAGAAGTTCGAGCTGATCGACACGGCCGGCCTGCGCCGCAAGGGCCGGGTGTTCGAGGCGATCGAGAAGTTCTCGGTGGTCAAGACGCTGCAGGCCATCGAATCGGCCAACGTCGTGCTGCTGCTGCTGGACGCCACCCAGGGGGTGACCGACCAGGATGCGCACATCGCCGGCTACATCCTCGAATCCGGCCGCGCCGTGGTGCTGGCGATCAACAAGTGGGACGCGGTGGACAGCTACCAGCGCGAGCTGCTGCAGCGCTCGATCGAGAGCCGGCTGGCGTTCCTGAAGTTCGCCGACCTGCACTTCATCTCCGCCAAGAAGCGCCAGGGTCTGGGGCCGCTGTGGGGCGCCATCGCGCAGGCGCACAAGTCGGCCACCTGCAAGATGTCGACGCCGGTGCTGACCCGGCTGCTGCTCGAGGCGGTCCAGTTCCAGACGCCCCAGCGTTCCGGCATGTTCCGCCCGAAGATGCGCTACGCCCACCAGGGCGGCATGAATCCGCCGGTGATCGTGATCCACGGCAATTCCCTCGAACATGTCACCGAGGCTTACAAGCGGTTTCTCGAAGGGCGCTTCCGCAAGGAGTTCAACCTGGTCGGCACGCCGCTGCGCATCGAGATGAAAACCTCGCACAACCCCTACGCCGGCAAGGACGGCGCCTGA
- a CDS encoding pseudouridine synthase: MNEHTPGTATQASADEIEENKAQVLVPRPRDAMESVAEEALEAQDDDRDEEDDEDDEDGPGRRRASEAPRAAEPEANRFADVVSGQFDADEESAELAPPKRVLGAQVDTPKLHKVLAQAGLGSRLEMEQLIMEGRISVNNEPAHIGQRIQFGDSVKVNGKPIRFRIAPPPARVIAYHKPVGEVVTNDDPQNRPTVFRKLPKLFQGKWQSVGRLDLNTEGLLLFTSSGELANKLMHPRFGLEREYAVRVLGALSNEERQRLLDGVKLDDGMAQFGSIEDGGGEGSNCWYRVTISEGRNREVRRMFEAVGHAVSRLIRIRYGAMVLPRGLKRGAWMELDERDIRALMQAAGAERAAGRGQAGGQADDAEGQGRGGNRNNRRRGGRSGGPRGDGQRQPPSQAGNGNGGGQGQRRKDRSDRGDRQGQGGNAQPDPMKTAFGYIGADSFTRQRQGPGQGQRRGPGGGGGMGGGQRRGGGGGRGR, translated from the coding sequence ATGAACGAACACACTCCCGGCACGGCAACCCAGGCATCCGCCGACGAAATTGAGGAAAACAAGGCGCAGGTCCTTGTCCCGCGGCCGCGAGATGCTATGGAATCTGTAGCAGAGGAAGCACTCGAAGCGCAGGACGACGACCGCGACGAGGAGGATGACGAAGACGACGAGGACGGCCCTGGCCGCCGCCGCGCGTCCGAGGCGCCGCGTGCTGCCGAGCCGGAGGCCAACCGCTTTGCCGACGTGGTGTCGGGCCAGTTCGATGCCGACGAGGAGAGCGCCGAGCTGGCGCCGCCCAAGCGCGTGCTGGGCGCCCAGGTCGACACGCCCAAGCTGCACAAGGTGCTGGCCCAGGCCGGGCTGGGTTCGCGCCTCGAGATGGAGCAGCTCATCATGGAAGGGCGCATCTCGGTCAACAACGAGCCGGCCCACATCGGCCAGCGCATCCAGTTCGGCGATTCCGTCAAGGTCAACGGCAAGCCGATCCGCTTTCGCATCGCGCCGCCGCCGGCCCGGGTGATCGCCTACCACAAGCCGGTGGGCGAGGTCGTGACGAACGACGATCCGCAGAACCGGCCCACCGTGTTCCGCAAGCTGCCCAAGCTGTTCCAGGGCAAATGGCAGTCGGTCGGCCGGCTCGACCTGAACACCGAAGGCCTGCTGCTGTTCACCAGCTCGGGCGAACTGGCCAACAAGCTCATGCACCCGCGCTTCGGGCTGGAGCGCGAGTACGCGGTGCGCGTGCTCGGCGCCTTGAGCAACGAGGAGCGGCAGCGCCTGCTGGACGGCGTGAAGCTGGACGACGGCATGGCCCAGTTCGGCTCGATCGAGGACGGCGGTGGCGAAGGCTCCAACTGCTGGTACCGGGTGACGATTTCCGAGGGCCGCAACCGCGAGGTGCGGCGCATGTTCGAGGCGGTCGGCCATGCCGTGAGCCGCCTGATCCGCATCCGCTACGGCGCCATGGTGCTGCCGCGCGGGCTCAAGCGCGGGGCCTGGATGGAGCTCGACGAGCGCGACATCCGCGCCCTGATGCAGGCCGCCGGCGCCGAGCGGGCTGCCGGCCGCGGCCAGGCGGGCGGGCAGGCCGATGACGCCGAAGGCCAGGGCCGCGGCGGCAATCGCAACAACCGCCGCCGGGGCGGGCGCAGCGGCGGGCCGCGTGGCGACGGCCAGCGCCAGCCGCCCTCCCAGGCGGGCAACGGCAATGGCGGCGGCCAGGGCCAGCGGCGCAAGGACCGCTCCGACCGTGGCGACCGCCAGGGGCAGGGCGGCAATGCGCAGCCCGATCCGATGAAAACCGCCTTCGGCTACATCGGTGCCGACAGTTTCACGCGCCAGCGCCAAGGCCCGGGCCAGGGACAGCGCCGCGGCCCCGGGGGCGGCGGTGGCATGGGCGGCGGACAGCGCCGGGGCGGCGGTGGCGGCCGCGGCCGCTGA
- the pilW gene encoding type IV pilus biogenesis/stability protein PilW, with protein sequence MKRSAVGWEHARQWFFWAWLAAVSLGGLAGCASHSSGPGASDSHADLVTNSDEPEARKRARIRLELATGYFEQGQTTVALDELKQAIATDPSFADAYSLRGLVYMRLNDARMAEDSFRRAISLNPRDANALHNYGWLMCQQARYSEADQAFAQVLTNPTYGDRAKTLMTQGLCQARAGKREEAERSLSRAYELDAANPVTGYNLALLLYQRSEFTRAQFYIRRLNNSELANAESLWLGVKVERRMENREAMQQLVEQLKKRYPQSKELAAYDRGTFDE encoded by the coding sequence ATGAAAAGGTCCGCTGTGGGGTGGGAGCACGCCAGGCAATGGTTTTTCTGGGCATGGCTGGCCGCCGTCTCGCTGGGAGGGCTGGCGGGCTGCGCGTCCCATTCCTCGGGGCCGGGCGCCTCTGACAGCCACGCCGACCTGGTGACGAACTCCGACGAGCCCGAGGCCCGCAAGCGTGCGCGCATCCGCCTGGAGCTGGCCACCGGCTATTTCGAGCAGGGCCAGACCACAGTGGCGCTGGACGAGCTCAAGCAGGCGATCGCCACCGACCCCAGCTTTGCCGACGCCTACAGCCTGCGCGGCCTGGTCTACATGCGCCTGAACGACGCGCGCATGGCGGAAGACAGCTTTCGCCGGGCCATTTCGCTGAATCCGCGCGATGCCAATGCCCTGCACAACTACGGCTGGCTGATGTGCCAGCAGGCCCGCTACAGCGAGGCCGACCAGGCATTCGCCCAGGTCCTGACCAACCCCACCTACGGCGACCGGGCCAAGACCCTGATGACCCAGGGCCTGTGCCAGGCCCGGGCCGGCAAGCGCGAGGAGGCCGAGCGCAGCCTGTCGCGCGCCTACGAGCTCGACGCCGCCAACCCGGTGACCGGCTACAACCTGGCCCTGCTGTTGTACCAGCGCAGCGAATTCACGCGCGCCCAGTTCTACATCCGGCGCCTGAACAACAGCGAACTGGCCAATGCCGAGTCGCTGTGGCTGGGCGTCAAGGTGGAGCGACGCATGGAGAACCGTGAAGCCATGCAGCAACTGGTGGAGCAGCTCAAGAAGCGCTATCCCCAATCGAAGGAACTCGCGGCGTACGATCGGGGGACTTTCGATGAATGA